One genomic window of Ilyobacter polytropus DSM 2926 includes the following:
- a CDS encoding ArsR/SmtB family transcription factor, whose translation MGRNIETCDCITIHKDVVEKVKKNLKSDELIQNVADFFKAFSDSTRLKIVSMLLEEEMCVCDIANVLNMTHSSVSHQLRVLRQLRVVKNRKDGKTVYYSLDDDHVRTILAQGINHLKH comes from the coding sequence ATGGGTAGAAACATAGAAACATGTGATTGTATAACTATACATAAAGACGTAGTTGAAAAAGTAAAAAAGAATCTTAAAAGTGATGAGTTAATACAAAATGTAGCAGATTTCTTTAAAGCTTTTTCAGATAGTACAAGACTGAAAATAGTATCAATGCTTTTAGAAGAGGAGATGTGCGTGTGTGATATCGCAAATGTTCTCAATATGACTCATTCATCTGTGTCCCATCAGTTGAGAGTCTTGAGACAGCTGAGAGTTGTAAAGAATAGAAAAGACGGAAAGACTGTTTATTATTCTTTAGACGATGATCATGTGCGAACAATATTGGCCCAGGGAATAAATCACCTTAAACATTAA
- the glpX gene encoding class II fructose-bisphosphatase translates to MKRELALEFARVTEAAALAAYKWVGKGDKEGADQAAVDAMRSMLNKLSIKGEIVIGEGEIDEAPMLYIGEKVGKLNNSETLSEEELCYLTEVDIAVDPVEGTRMTAQGQPNAIAVLAVGNKGSFLKAPDMYMEKLIVGPEAKGVIDLEKPLVENVKNVAKALKKELNDMTMVVLDKPRHSQVIKDLQDMGLRIYALPDGDVAGSILSAVVDSDVDMLYGIGGAPEGVISAAVIKALGGDMNAKLKLRSEVKGISLENDKISNYEKTRCQDMGIDITKVMRINDLVKDDEVIFSATGITGGDLLEGVKKKGPIARTQTLLVRGKTKTIRYINSVHNLDYKDEDIKGLIR, encoded by the coding sequence ATGAAAAGAGAATTAGCATTAGAATTTGCCAGAGTAACAGAGGCAGCCGCTCTCGCAGCCTATAAATGGGTAGGTAAAGGAGATAAAGAAGGAGCCGATCAGGCAGCTGTAGATGCTATGAGAAGCATGCTAAATAAGCTATCTATAAAAGGTGAGATAGTTATTGGTGAAGGAGAAATTGATGAAGCTCCTATGCTTTATATAGGAGAAAAAGTCGGGAAACTTAATAACTCAGAGACGCTGTCAGAAGAAGAACTGTGTTATTTAACTGAAGTAGATATAGCGGTAGACCCTGTAGAAGGGACTAGAATGACTGCTCAGGGACAGCCAAATGCCATAGCAGTACTCGCTGTAGGAAACAAGGGAAGTTTTTTAAAAGCTCCTGACATGTATATGGAAAAACTTATAGTTGGTCCTGAAGCAAAAGGGGTAATCGATCTAGAGAAGCCTTTAGTTGAAAATGTAAAAAATGTTGCAAAAGCCTTAAAAAAAGAATTGAATGATATGACAATGGTTGTTCTTGATAAACCTAGGCACAGCCAGGTAATAAAAGATCTTCAGGATATGGGATTGAGAATCTATGCTCTTCCTGATGGAGACGTTGCTGGATCAATTCTCTCGGCTGTAGTTGATTCTGACGTGGATATGCTCTATGGTATAGGGGGAGCTCCTGAAGGAGTAATCTCTGCAGCTGTTATAAAAGCTTTAGGCGGAGATATGAATGCCAAACTAAAGCTTAGAAGTGAGGTTAAAGGAATATCTCTTGAAAATGATAAAATATCTAATTATGAAAAAACCAGATGTCAAGATATGGGAATAGATATAACTAAGGTCATGAGAATAAACGACCTAGTAAAAGATGATGAAGTTATTTTTTCTGCTACAGGTATAACAGGAGGAGATCTTTTAGAAGGTGTTAAGAAAAAAGGTCCTATAGCTAGAACTCAGACTCTTCTTGTAAGAGGAAAAACTAAAACTATCAGATATATCAATTCTGTACATAACTTAGACTACAAAGATGAGGACATAAAGGGATTAATCAGATAG
- a CDS encoding FtsB family cell division protein, protein MKINIKNKRELFVTLVFLVFLQYFLPKIYRSHVKLNKLIKEKKDLNLIHENVKINIMELDQDIEKLDDPYYIEKISREKLQMRKKGEVIYRLTD, encoded by the coding sequence ATGAAAATAAATATTAAAAACAAAAGGGAGTTATTTGTTACTCTTGTATTTTTAGTTTTTTTACAATACTTTCTTCCGAAAATATATAGAAGCCATGTAAAACTCAATAAGCTTATTAAAGAAAAAAAAGACTTAAATTTAATTCATGAAAATGTTAAAATAAACATAATGGAGCTGGATCAGGATATAGAAAAACTAGATGATCCTTATTATATAGAAAAAATATCAAGAGAGAAGCTTCAAATGAGAAAAAAAGGTGAGGTCATTTATAGATTGACCGACTAG
- a CDS encoding DUF368 domain-containing protein: MFKNVIKGAVIGVANVIPGISGGTLALILGIYEKLTESIGEFFNVTRKKKVEYIIFLSQIMIGAGVGILIFAKLIEFLFKNHYEGTSFFFLGVIIASLPAIMHHKDKIHPKKNEVILFLIGGLIPLVLFFYQSFIKVSAVDGIDGTISSFYIIKLFLCGIIAGGTMVIPGISGSLILMILGEYYNVLGFINNFKIFPMGMFAVGAAVGIFIFAKVMDKFLKRHKDETLYFILGIVTLSLLEMWPGVTLNISNIVLDMVVFCTGIFIVTRVRNIKIKR; this comes from the coding sequence ATGTTTAAAAATGTAATAAAAGGTGCAGTGATAGGAGTTGCCAATGTTATTCCCGGAATATCAGGGGGAACATTGGCACTTATTTTAGGTATATACGAAAAATTAACAGAATCTATAGGCGAATTTTTTAATGTTACCCGTAAGAAAAAAGTGGAATATATAATATTTCTTTCTCAAATAATGATTGGTGCAGGGGTAGGAATACTTATTTTCGCTAAACTGATAGAATTTCTGTTTAAAAATCATTATGAAGGAACGAGCTTTTTTTTCCTAGGGGTAATAATAGCATCTTTGCCTGCTATTATGCATCATAAGGATAAAATACATCCTAAGAAAAATGAGGTTATACTATTTTTAATTGGAGGACTTATTCCCCTGGTACTGTTTTTTTATCAAAGTTTTATTAAAGTTTCGGCTGTTGACGGAATAGACGGGACTATATCTAGTTTCTATATTATTAAATTGTTTTTATGTGGGATAATAGCCGGGGGAACTATGGTAATTCCTGGTATATCAGGTTCTCTTATACTTATGATATTAGGGGAATATTATAATGTCCTTGGATTTATAAATAATTTTAAAATTTTTCCTATGGGTATGTTTGCTGTAGGAGCAGCTGTTGGTATATTTATTTTTGCAAAGGTGATGGATAAATTCTTAAAAAGACATAAGGATGAGACTCTGTATTTTATTCTTGGTATTGTCACTTTGTCTCTTTTAGAAATGTGGCCTGGAGTGACTTTAAATATATCGAATATAGTTTTGGATATGGTTGTCTTTTGTACGGGTATTTTTATTGTGACTCGAGTAAGAAATATAAAAATAAAGAGGTAA
- the aroQ gene encoding type II 3-dehydroquinate dehydratase, whose translation MLKILVIHGVNLNFLGTREPKIYGSLTLEDINKKIKDRASEHDFEIEIFQSNHEGEIVDKIQSHFQNSDYLVINPAAFTHYSIAIRDAILATGIKTIEVHLSNVHSREEFRRKSVIADIAVGQIAGFSYYGYIMALDYIKESCVK comes from the coding sequence ATGCTTAAGATATTGGTGATTCACGGGGTAAATTTGAATTTTTTGGGGACTAGAGAGCCTAAAATATACGGAAGTCTGACCCTAGAAGATATAAATAAAAAAATTAAAGATAGAGCTTCTGAGCACGACTTTGAAATAGAGATATTTCAATCAAACCATGAAGGTGAGATAGTGGATAAAATACAGAGCCACTTTCAAAATAGCGACTATCTTGTCATCAATCCAGCTGCCTTTACACATTACAGCATCGCTATAAGGGATGCTATTTTGGCTACTGGAATAAAAACTATAGAGGTTCATCTTTCTAATGTCCACAGCAGGGAAGAATTTAGAAGGAAGTCTGTAATAGCTGATATTGCTGTTGGACAGATAGCTGGATTTTCATACTATGGCTATATAATGGCTTTGGACTACATAAAAGAAAGTTGTGTGAAATAA
- the nrdR gene encoding transcriptional regulator NrdR has translation MKCPFCDSENTRVADSRSYSEGYSIKRRRECNSCGKRFTTYEKVEETPFYVVKKDKSREKFDSEKLMRGLMRATVKRNISREELEVFLMDVEKTIHNSLKNEITTQELGELIMEKLKHFDEVAYVRFASVYMEFDDIKSFIEIVEDIKRK, from the coding sequence ATGAAATGTCCATTTTGTGATTCGGAGAATACAAGAGTTGCAGACAGTAGATCCTACTCAGAAGGTTACTCTATAAAGAGAAGGCGTGAATGTAATTCTTGTGGAAAAAGATTTACAACTTATGAGAAGGTGGAGGAGACACCTTTTTATGTGGTGAAAAAGGATAAAAGCCGAGAAAAGTTTGACAGTGAAAAACTAATGAGAGGACTCATGAGAGCCACAGTTAAGAGAAATATAAGCAGAGAGGAGCTGGAGGTTTTTTTGATGGATGTTGAAAAAACTATCCATAATTCTCTTAAGAATGAGATAACTACTCAGGAATTGGGCGAATTAATAATGGAAAAATTAAAACACTTTGATGAAGTGGCATATGTAAGATTTGCTTCTGTGTATATGGAGTTTGACGATATAAAGTCTTTTATTGAGATTGTAGAAGATATAAAAAGAAAGTAG
- a CDS encoding PTS sugar transporter subunit IIA, producing the protein MVNIVKITDYMSNDLINLDLKAGNKTEVLKELSALIGQSDTITDNGVTHKALVEREELGSTGIGKKVAIPHAKTDAAERLTIAFGISKKGVDFASLDEENVKMFFVFASPLRDSQIYLKVLARISRLIRNEEFRNKLLAVKTPEEVLECIEEEENI; encoded by the coding sequence ATGGTGAATATAGTTAAGATAACAGATTACATGTCAAATGACCTAATAAACCTAGACCTTAAGGCTGGAAATAAAACAGAAGTACTAAAAGAGTTATCGGCTTTGATAGGTCAATCAGACACAATAACTGATAATGGAGTAACTCATAAGGCACTGGTAGAAAGGGAGGAGTTAGGAAGTACAGGAATAGGTAAAAAAGTGGCTATTCCCCATGCAAAAACAGATGCAGCAGAAAGACTGACAATTGCCTTTGGAATAAGCAAAAAAGGTGTTGATTTTGCTTCTCTAGATGAAGAAAATGTAAAAATGTTTTTTGTTTTTGCTTCTCCTCTCAGAGACAGTCAAATATATTTGAAAGTATTAGCTAGAATTTCTAGACTTATCAGAAACGAAGAATTTAGAAATAAACTCTTGGCAGTAAAAACTCCAGAAGAGGTACTAGAGTGCATTGAAGAAGAAGAGAATATTTAG
- the recO gene encoding DNA repair protein RecO, with protein sequence MKFLSSDGVIIKKLDYGEADRLITIFSRRYGKIQLNIKGIRKSKRRDKNAVELLAFSKFVFYRKGERLITTNFELLDSFWGIRSNIKNIEIIMYILSVLNNILVENQRKSVLYDYFLKVINYLDKSENQIKNHLLVCHFLSKMIQEEGIAFELSEGEYFDIENSKFRKNSGSYFLKLSKMEKKILENISGEKSDGVLKEIRDITVVKKVINILERYINYHLHTSLNFKHFLGEDLKNGEYS encoded by the coding sequence ATGAAATTTTTAAGTAGTGACGGAGTAATCATAAAAAAATTAGATTATGGAGAAGCAGATAGACTGATAACAATTTTCAGTCGGAGATATGGTAAAATACAACTTAATATAAAAGGAATACGAAAATCCAAAAGAAGGGACAAAAATGCTGTAGAACTTCTAGCTTTTTCTAAGTTTGTTTTTTATAGAAAAGGTGAACGCCTTATAACTACAAATTTCGAATTACTTGATTCATTTTGGGGTATAAGAAGCAATATAAAAAATATTGAGATAATAATGTACATTTTATCTGTGTTGAACAATATCTTGGTAGAAAACCAGAGGAAAAGTGTTCTTTATGATTATTTTTTAAAGGTTATAAATTATTTAGATAAAAGTGAAAATCAAATAAAAAATCATTTACTTGTTTGTCATTTTTTAAGTAAAATGATACAAGAGGAAGGAATTGCTTTTGAATTATCAGAAGGTGAATATTTTGACATAGAAAACTCAAAATTCAGAAAAAATTCTGGAAGTTATTTTTTAAAATTATCTAAAATGGAAAAAAAAATATTGGAAAATATATCAGGTGAGAAATCAGATGGTGTTTTGAAAGAGATAAGAGATATTACAGTTGTAAAAAAAGTAATAAATATATTGGAAAGATATATAAATTATCATCTCCACACTAGTCTAAATTTCAAACATTTTTTAGGGGAGGATTTAAAAAATGGTGAATATAGTTAA
- a CDS encoding LolA family protein: MKKICLILFFVLINILSFGAEKTLSDIKSFQFDAREVTLINGKNRVKDYNIKAVLPDLIKKEIIFPEENKGEIYIYNKNKKIVYLPLFQQSYEEELDDEENYIIKVIKDIKTKEQKDAKFKSNFYSGKIKELEYESGLRIVFEKLEKVKGYYFPVQITVYDGDSKLSEVMLKKIVINPEFLSSEFEI; this comes from the coding sequence ATGAAAAAAATATGTTTAATATTGTTTTTTGTACTTATAAATATTCTTTCCTTTGGTGCTGAGAAGACTCTGTCAGATATAAAAAGTTTTCAATTTGATGCAAGAGAGGTAACCTTGATAAATGGAAAAAATCGGGTTAAAGATTATAATATAAAGGCAGTACTTCCTGACCTTATAAAAAAAGAAATTATTTTTCCAGAAGAAAATAAGGGAGAAATTTATATTTATAATAAGAATAAAAAGATTGTATATCTCCCACTTTTTCAGCAGAGTTATGAGGAAGAACTTGATGATGAGGAAAATTATATTATCAAAGTTATAAAAGATATAAAAACCAAGGAACAGAAAGATGCCAAATTCAAGAGTAATTTTTATAGCGGTAAAATAAAAGAGTTAGAATATGAAAGTGGTTTGAGAATAGTTTTTGAGAAATTAGAAAAAGTAAAGGGCTATTATTTTCCGGTACAGATAACTGTTTATGATGGAGATTCAAAATTATCTGAAGTTATGCTAAAAAAAATAGTTATCAACCCTGAATTTTTAAGTAGTGAGTTTGAAATATAG
- the mreC gene encoding rod shape-determining protein MreC, giving the protein MKFKKMGGPKKRLAYYIVSLILVLLVLRGPLNSMEGPVGNLFFPVKVWVYQSTNKMKEGLSTLKNYNRIMQENKEFKHEVAKLAILEKQSETLIEENKRLHELLDMKQKSKTVFKVARINFKDSLTYHESVFIDLGETDGIKKDMVVMAGKDLLGRVSKIYKDYSLVELVTKGDVYTSVLSYKNEVLGVLKGENSELMTMESVSVDKNIEVGEEIYTSGISDIYPKGIYVGRVESIGESKNQLFKDIKIVQDFNIFDINEVIIFEEE; this is encoded by the coding sequence ATGAAGTTTAAAAAAATGGGTGGGCCTAAAAAAAGACTCGCCTACTATATAGTAAGCCTGATTCTGGTCCTCTTGGTTTTAAGGGGGCCTCTTAATTCAATGGAAGGTCCTGTGGGAAATTTATTTTTTCCAGTAAAGGTATGGGTTTATCAGTCTACCAATAAAATGAAAGAGGGGCTGTCAACTCTCAAGAATTACAATAGGATAATGCAAGAGAATAAAGAGTTCAAACATGAGGTGGCAAAACTTGCAATCCTAGAAAAACAATCAGAGACTCTTATAGAGGAAAATAAGAGACTGCATGAGCTACTAGATATGAAACAAAAGAGCAAAACAGTTTTTAAAGTTGCAAGAATTAATTTTAAAGACAGTCTGACCTACCATGAAAGTGTATTTATAGATCTAGGAGAAACAGACGGAATAAAAAAAGATATGGTGGTAATGGCGGGGAAAGACCTTTTGGGTAGGGTATCAAAAATTTATAAAGATTATTCTCTGGTTGAGCTTGTTACAAAAGGTGACGTGTATACAAGTGTTTTAAGTTATAAAAATGAGGTTTTAGGTGTATTAAAAGGTGAAAACTCAGAATTAATGACTATGGAGAGTGTTTCTGTAGATAAAAACATAGAGGTGGGAGAGGAAATATACACTTCTGGAATAAGTGATATTTATCCTAAGGGAATTTATGTAGGAAGAGTTGAAAGTATAGGGGAGAGTAAAAACCAACTTTTTAAAGATATAAAAATAGTTCAAGATTTTAATATTTTTGATATCAATGAAGTCATAATATTTGAAGAGGAGTAA
- the groL gene encoding chaperonin GroEL (60 kDa chaperone family; promotes refolding of misfolded polypeptides especially under stressful conditions; forms two stacked rings of heptamers to form a barrel-shaped 14mer; ends can be capped by GroES; misfolded proteins enter the barrel where they are refolded when GroES binds): MAKILKFNEEGRKKLEAGVNTLADAVKITLGPRGRNVVLEKAFGAPLITNDGVSIAKEIELEDPFENVGAQLVKEVATKANDVAGDGTTTATVLAQAMVKEGLKMVSAGANPMFIKKGMEKAVKEAVRHLKERAKKIQDNDEIAQVASISASDEEIGALIAEAMQKVGETGVITVEEAKSFETTLEVVEGMQFDKGYVSPYMATDPERMEGNLENPYILITDKKISNMKEILPILEATMQESKPLLIIAGDLEGEALATLVVNKLRGTLNVIAVKAPAFGDRRKAMLEDIAVLTGGEVISDEKAMKLEDVQLYNLGRAKKVKVTKDNTVIVDGLGAQNDIDSKVNQIKAQIEESTSDYDKEKLQERLAKLSGGVAVIKVGAVTETEMKEKKLRIEDALNATRAAVEEGIVPGGGTIMIEVVKAMKDFTLEGEEGIGVEIVKKALMAPLRQIAENAGLDAGVVLEKVKSLPEGHGFNAAKEEYTNMLEAGIIDPAKVTRSAIQNAGSVSSLILTTEVVVVEKKEAKEDMQNPGMMPGMM, translated from the coding sequence ATGGCTAAGATACTTAAATTTAATGAAGAAGGAAGAAAAAAACTTGAGGCAGGTGTAAATACTCTTGCAGATGCAGTGAAGATAACATTGGGTCCTAGAGGAAGAAACGTTGTACTTGAAAAGGCTTTTGGAGCTCCTCTTATAACAAATGACGGAGTATCAATTGCCAAGGAGATAGAACTAGAAGACCCTTTTGAAAATGTAGGAGCACAACTGGTAAAAGAAGTGGCAACAAAGGCTAATGACGTAGCTGGGGATGGTACAACTACGGCAACGGTACTTGCTCAGGCAATGGTAAAAGAAGGCCTTAAAATGGTCAGTGCAGGAGCTAATCCTATGTTCATCAAAAAGGGGATGGAAAAAGCCGTAAAAGAAGCTGTAAGACATCTGAAAGAAAGAGCTAAGAAGATACAGGACAACGATGAGATTGCTCAGGTGGCATCTATATCGGCTTCAGACGAAGAGATCGGAGCTCTTATAGCAGAGGCTATGCAAAAGGTTGGAGAGACTGGGGTTATAACAGTGGAAGAGGCCAAGTCTTTTGAAACAACTCTTGAAGTTGTAGAAGGGATGCAATTTGATAAGGGCTATGTATCTCCTTATATGGCAACTGATCCAGAAAGAATGGAGGGTAATCTTGAAAACCCATATATTCTAATCACAGACAAGAAAATCTCAAATATGAAAGAAATACTACCTATATTAGAAGCAACAATGCAAGAATCTAAACCTCTTCTTATAATAGCAGGAGATTTAGAGGGAGAGGCATTGGCTACCCTTGTGGTAAATAAGCTCAGAGGAACTTTAAATGTAATCGCCGTAAAAGCTCCTGCTTTTGGAGACAGAAGAAAAGCGATGTTAGAAGATATAGCGGTGCTTACAGGTGGAGAAGTAATCTCTGATGAGAAAGCAATGAAACTAGAAGATGTGCAGCTGTATAATCTCGGAAGAGCAAAAAAAGTAAAGGTAACAAAGGATAATACAGTCATAGTAGACGGACTTGGAGCACAAAATGATATAGATTCTAAGGTAAATCAGATAAAAGCACAAATAGAGGAATCTACATCTGATTACGATAAAGAGAAACTTCAAGAAAGACTGGCAAAACTTTCTGGAGGGGTAGCAGTAATAAAGGTAGGGGCAGTGACAGAGACTGAGATGAAGGAGAAAAAACTCAGAATAGAAGATGCCCTAAATGCAACAAGAGCAGCTGTAGAGGAAGGAATAGTTCCAGGTGGAGGGACTATCATGATAGAGGTAGTAAAAGCAATGAAAGATTTTACTTTAGAAGGAGAAGAGGGTATAGGTGTAGAGATAGTAAAGAAAGCCCTTATGGCTCCTCTCAGACAGATCGCTGAAAATGCAGGTCTTGATGCAGGAGTGGTACTAGAAAAAGTTAAATCTCTTCCAGAGGGACACGGATTCAATGCCGCAAAAGAAGAGTATACAAACATGCTAGAGGCAGGAATAATAGACCCAGCTAAAGTAACTAGATCAGCCATACAAAACGCAGGTTCTGTATCATCGCTAATCCTAACAACTGAAGTAGTGGTAGTAGAAAAAAAAGAAGCTAAGGAAGATATGCAAAATCCAGGTATGATGCCTGGTATGATGTAA
- a CDS encoding co-chaperone GroES, producing MKIRPIGERVLVKSIKMEEKTASGLIIPGAADKEKPNLGVIEAVGSGEKLQDLKNGDKIVYARFAGTEIKDGSEKYLILNIEDVLAVVE from the coding sequence ATGAAAATAAGACCTATAGGGGAAAGAGTACTTGTAAAATCCATAAAAATGGAAGAAAAAACAGCAAGCGGGCTTATTATTCCCGGAGCCGCAGATAAGGAAAAACCTAATCTTGGAGTAATAGAAGCAGTTGGATCTGGAGAAAAACTTCAAGATCTTAAAAATGGGGATAAAATAGTATATGCTAGGTTCGCCGGGACAGAGATAAAGGACGGGTCAGAAAAGTACCTTATCCTTAATATAGAAGATGTTCTTGCAGTTGTGGAGTAA
- the rpsP gene encoding 30S ribosomal protein S16 produces the protein MLKLRLTRMGRTKRPTYRIAAMEALSKRDGKAVAYLGNYFPLEDSKVVLKEEEIIKYLTNGAQPTRTVKSILVKAGVWAKFEEAKKK, from the coding sequence ATGTTAAAATTAAGATTGACTAGAATGGGAAGAACAAAAAGACCTACTTACAGAATAGCAGCAATGGAAGCTCTATCAAAAAGAGACGGTAAAGCAGTTGCTTACCTTGGTAACTACTTTCCACTAGAAGATTCTAAAGTGGTACTAAAAGAAGAAGAGATAATCAAGTATCTTACAAATGGTGCTCAGCCAACAAGAACAGTAAAAAGCATACTTGTAAAAGCAGGAGTATGGGCTAAATTTGAAGAAGCAAAGAAAAAATAA
- the ffh gene encoding signal recognition particle protein codes for MLDNLGTRFQEIFKKVKGHGKLSEDNIKSALKEVRLSLLEADVNYKVVKEFVNKIKEKAVGEEVITGINPGQQFVKIVNDELVELLGGTNARLTKSAKNPTVIMLAGLQGAGKTTFAAKLAKFLKKKGERPYLVGADVYRPAAMKQLQVLGEQIDVPVHIQEGSKDARGICSDGLNVAKENNATYVILDTAGRLHVDESLMEELKDIKKATRPQEILLVVDAMIGQDAVNLAESFNNSLNIDGVVLTKLDGDTRGGAALSIKAVVGKPIKFIGIGEKIDDIELFHPERLVSRILGMGDVVSLVEKAQEAIDEDDAKSLEEKIKNQSFDLEDFLKQLQNIKKLGPLGGILKMLPGAGQLGDLAPAEKEMKKVEAVIQSMTREERKKPEILKASRKKRIAKGSGVEVSDVNKLLKQFDQMKQVMKMFSNGNFPQMPGMMGGRGKKKFPF; via the coding sequence ATGTTAGATAATTTAGGTACAAGATTCCAAGAAATATTTAAAAAAGTCAAGGGGCATGGAAAGCTAAGTGAAGACAATATAAAATCAGCCTTAAAAGAGGTAAGATTATCCCTTTTAGAAGCAGATGTAAACTATAAAGTCGTTAAAGAATTTGTAAATAAAATAAAAGAAAAAGCTGTAGGGGAAGAGGTAATAACCGGGATAAATCCAGGACAGCAGTTTGTAAAAATAGTAAATGATGAACTTGTAGAACTCCTAGGAGGAACAAATGCTAGACTTACAAAGTCGGCAAAAAATCCTACAGTCATAATGCTAGCAGGACTTCAAGGGGCAGGTAAGACCACCTTTGCTGCAAAACTTGCAAAATTTCTCAAGAAAAAAGGTGAGAGACCTTATTTGGTGGGAGCCGATGTATATAGACCGGCTGCAATGAAACAACTTCAGGTTTTGGGAGAGCAGATAGATGTCCCTGTACATATACAAGAAGGAAGCAAAGATGCCAGAGGGATATGTAGTGATGGATTAAATGTTGCTAAAGAAAATAATGCAACTTATGTTATTTTGGATACGGCAGGAAGACTTCATGTAGACGAATCACTAATGGAAGAATTAAAGGATATAAAAAAAGCTACCAGACCTCAAGAGATACTTTTGGTAGTGGATGCAATGATAGGTCAGGATGCAGTAAATCTGGCAGAGTCATTTAACAATTCTTTAAATATAGACGGTGTTGTACTGACTAAATTAGATGGAGACACAAGAGGTGGAGCAGCCCTTTCTATAAAAGCAGTTGTAGGTAAGCCTATTAAGTTTATAGGAATTGGTGAAAAGATAGATGACATAGAGTTATTCCATCCTGAAAGACTTGTATCAAGAATATTAGGAATGGGAGATGTAGTTTCTCTTGTTGAAAAAGCTCAGGAAGCTATCGATGAGGATGATGCTAAGTCTCTAGAAGAAAAAATTAAAAATCAGAGCTTCGATTTAGAAGACTTTTTGAAACAACTTCAAAATATAAAAAAACTAGGACCTTTAGGCGGTATATTAAAAATGCTTCCAGGTGCTGGTCAGCTAGGAGATCTTGCTCCAGCAGAAAAAGAGATGAAAAAAGTAGAGGCTGTGATACAGTCTATGACCAGAGAAGAGAGAAAGAAACCTGAAATCCTTAAAGCCAGCAGGAAAAAGAGAATAGCAAAAGGAAGTGGCGTAGAAGTTTCAGATGTAAATAAACTTTTAAAGCAGTTTGATCAGATGAAGCAGGTTATGAAGATGTTTAGTAACGGAAACTTTCCACAGATGCCTGGAATGATGGGCGGAAGAGGGAAAAAGAAGTTTCCTTTTTAA
- the ylxM gene encoding YlxM family DNA-binding protein, giving the protein MELSDFLEVSLLMDYYKNLLSDKQKEYMIEHFEQDLSLSEIAKEHDVSRQAVYDNIRRGIKILKDYEKKIGFYKREQEIKKNLLKLREEFTPEKLEEIIESIDL; this is encoded by the coding sequence ATGGAGTTGAGTGATTTTTTAGAAGTTTCACTGCTGATGGATTACTATAAAAATCTTCTCAGTGATAAGCAAAAAGAATATATGATTGAACATTTTGAGCAAGATCTTTCCTTATCTGAAATTGCAAAAGAGCATGATGTAAGTAGACAGGCTGTTTACGACAATATTAGAAGAGGAATAAAAATACTGAAAGATTACGAAAAAAAGATAGGTTTTTATAAAAGAGAACAAGAAATAAAGAAAAATCTTCTGAAACTGAGAGAAGAATTTACTCCTGAAAAATTAGAAGAAATAATTGAAAGTATTGACTTATAA